The following are encoded together in the Panthera leo isolate Ple1 chromosome B4, P.leo_Ple1_pat1.1, whole genome shotgun sequence genome:
- the PLA2G6 gene encoding 85/88 kDa calcium-independent phospholipase A2 isoform X3: MQFFGRLVNTLNSVTNLFSNPFRVKEVAVADYVSSGRIREEGQLVLFQNFPNRTWDCILVNPRNSQNGFRLFQLERETDALVNFQHYSIQLPPFYESSSQVLHVEALQQLTDLIRSHPSWSAAHLAVELGIRECFHHSHIISCANSRENEEGCTPLHLACRKGDGEILAELVQYCHAQMDVTDNNGETAFHYAVQGDNSQVLQLLGKNASAGLNRVNNQGQTPLHLACQMGKQEMVRVLLLCNARCNIMGPSGYPIHTAMKFSHKGCAEMIISMDSSQIHSKDPRYGASPLHWAKNAEMARMLLKRGCDVNGTSSLGNTALHVAVMRNRLDCVMALLTYGANANARGEHGNTPLHLAMSKDNVEMIKALIVFGAEVDTPNDLGETPAFIASKISKLVTRKTLLTLLKNVGADHRLPLTQGAPSEQGPTHHSLFSQERSQPPPISLNNLELQDIMHISRARKPAFILSSMRDEKRTHDHLLCLDGGGVKGLVIIQLLIAIEKASGVATKDLFDWVAGTSTGGILALAILHSKSMAYMRSVYFRMKDEVFRGSRPYESGPLEEFLKREFGEHTKMTDVKKPKVMLTGTLSDRQPAELHLFRNYEAPECVREPRFSQNINLKPPTQPSEQLVWRAARSSGAAPTYFRPNGRFLDGGLLANNPTLDAMTEIHEYNQDMIRKGQEGKVKKLSIVVSLGTGRSPQVPVTCVDVFRPSNPWELAKTVFGAKELGKMVVDCCTDPDGRAVDRARAWCEMVGIQYFRLNPQLGTDIMLDEVSDTVLVNALWETEVYVYEHREQFQKLIQLLLSP; this comes from the exons ACTCTTCCAGCTGGAGAGGGAGACGGACGCCCTCGTGAACTTCCAGCACTATTCTATCCAGCTGCCGCCCTTCTACGAGAGCTCCAGCCAAGTCCTGCACGTCGAGGCCCTGCAACAGCTGACCGACCTCATCCGCAGCCATCCCAGCTGGTCAGCGGCCCATTTGGCGGTGGAGTTGGGCATCCGAGAGTGCTTCCATCACAGCCACATCATCAG CTGTGCCAATAGCCGGGAGAACGAGGAGGGCTGTACCCCCCTGCACCTGGCCTGCCGCAAGGGCGACGGGGAGATCCTGGCGGAGCTGGTACAGTACTGCCACGCCCAGATGGACGTCACGGACAACAACGGAGAGACTGCCTTTCATTACGCCGTCCAGGGGGACAATTCCCAGGTGCTGCAG CTCCTAGGGAAGAACGCATCGGCCGGCCTGAACCGGGTGAACAACCAAGGGCAGACCCCACTCCACCTGGCCTGCCAGATGGGGAAGCAAGAGATGGTCCGAGTACTGTTACTCTGTAACGCTCGGTGCAACATCATGGGGCCCAGTGGCTACCCCATCCACACAGCCATGAAGTTCTCCCATAAAGG GTGTGCTGAAATGATCATCAGCATGGACAGCAGCCAGATCCACAGCAAAGACCCTCGCTATGGAGCCAGCCCCCTCCACTGGGCCAAGAACGCAGAG ATGGCCCGCATGCTGCTGAAGCGGGGCTGCGACGTGAACGGCACCAGCAGCTTGGGGAACACAGCCCTGCATGTGGCCGTGATGCGCAACCGCTTGGACTGTGTCATGGCCTTGCTGACCTACGGGGCCAACGCCAACGCCCGCGGAGAGCACGGCAACACGCCGCTGCACTTGGCCATGTCG AAAGACAACGTGGAGATGATCAAGGCCCTCATTGTGTTTGGGGCAGAGGTGGATACCCCAAATGACCTCGGAGAGACTCCTGCTTTCATAGCTTCCAAGATCAGCAAAC TTGTTACCAGGAAGACGCTCTTAACTCTGCTGAAAAACGTAGGGGCCGACCACCGCCTCCCACTCACCCAAGGGGCCCCCTCGGAGCAGGGCCCGACACATCACTCCTTGTTCTCCCAGGAAAGATCTCAGCCCCCACCGATCAGCTTAAACAACCTAG AACTGCAGGACATCATGCATATCTCCCGGGCCCGGAAGCCGGCGTTCATCCTGAGCTCCATGAGGGACGAGAAGCGgac CCACGACCACCTGCTCTGCCTGGACGGAGGGGGCGTGAAGGGCCTCGTCATCATCCAGCTCCTCATTGCCATCGAGAAGGCCTCGGGCGTCGCCACCAAGGATCTCTTTGACTGGGTGGCAGGGACCAGCACTGGAGGCATCCTGGCCTTGGCCATTCTGCACA GCAAGTCCATGGCCTACATGCGGAGCGTGTACTTTCGCATGAAGGATGAGGTGTTCCGAGGCTCGCGGCCCTACGAGTCGGGGCCCCTGGAGGAGTTCCTGAAGCGCGAGTTTGGGGAGCACACGAAGATGACCGACGTCAAGAAACCCAA GGTGATGCTGACGGGGACGCTGTCTGACCGGCAGCCTGCTGAGCTTCACCTCTTCCGGAATTACGAGGCCCCGGAGTGTGTACGGGAACCTCGTTTCAGCCAGAATATTAACCTGAAGCCTCCGACTCAGCCCTCAG AGCAGCTGGTGTGGCGAGCTGCCCGGAGCAGTGGGGCAGCCCCCACCTACTTCCGGCCCAACGGGCGCTTCCTGGACGGCGGGCTGCTGGCCAACAATCCCACGCTGGACGCCATGACCGAGATCCATGAGTACAACCAGGACATGATCCGCAAG GGCCAGGAAGGCAAGGTGAAGAAGCTCTCCATCGTGGTctctctggggacagggaggTCCCCACAGGTGCCCGTGACCTGTGTGGACGTATTCCGTCCCAGCAACCCCTGGGAACTGGCCAAGACTGTTTTCGGGGCCAAGGAACTGGGCAAGATGGTGGTGGACTGT TGCACGGATCCGGATGGGCGGGCCGTGGACCGGGCCCGGGCCTGGTGTGAGATGGTCGGCATCCAGTATTTCAG ATTGAACCCCCAGCTGGGGACTGACATCATGCTGGATGAGGTCAGCGACACGGTGCTGGTCAATGCCCTGTGGGAGACGGAGGTCTATGTTTATGAGCACCGAGAACAGTTCCAGAAGCTCATTCAGCTGCTGCTGTCACCGTGA